In Halanaeroarchaeum sp. HSR-CO, one DNA window encodes the following:
- the tnpA gene encoding IS200/IS605-like element ISHbo4 family transposase, translating to MEYDLDTGAHSTYSLHYHLILTTKYRRGVLTEERTQFIHEVISGFTDNYGVELTNLDGEDDHVHILFRAKPTTDLVKFINTAKGATARRIRNEYADELKTELWGDSFWNDSYCLISTGQVSLDVLKQYVEDQRE from the coding sequence ATGGAGTACGACCTCGACACGGGAGCGCATTCGACGTATTCCCTGCACTACCACCTGATACTCACCACGAAGTATCGGCGCGGAGTGCTAACCGAGGAGCGAACCCAATTCATTCACGAGGTCATCAGCGGGTTCACGGACAACTACGGTGTCGAACTGACGAACCTCGACGGCGAGGACGACCACGTACACATCCTCTTTCGAGCGAAACCAACCACAGACCTCGTGAAGTTCATCAACACGGCCAAGGGCGCGACCGCCCGCCGTATCCGCAACGAGTACGCGGACGAACTCAAGACCGAACTGTGGGGCGACTCGTTCTGGAACGACTCGTACTGCCTCATCTCGACGGGGCAGGTGTCGCTGGATGTGCTGAAACAGTACGTAGAGGACCAACGCGAGTAG
- a CDS encoding transposase has translation MYYAYKYRLKPSDAHREELDRHRDICRQLYNHTLYRLNEYQDEHGELPSMTTLRSELPNLKKWWDGLSDVYSKVLQTVVERLFDNLKGLSKLKENGYGVGQLKWKPPREYRSFTYSQSGFKLDKKGGQTVLSLSKLADIPIRLHRAIPDDAKLKQVTVKKEPTGEWFATFGVEIDHEPPEPPENPEKCVGIDVGILKYAHDTDGTAVGSLDLSDERERLEREQRKLSRKQHGSNNYEKQRRRVAECHADLRRKRRDFLHKLSAYYAREYDFVAVEDLNVKGMMESPSNSRNTASAAWRTFLSLLEYKCDREGTHFVAVNPRGTTKECAACGVSTEKPLWVREHSCPACGFEADRDANAAWNILSRGINDVGVGHSEETPVETALPVDTSVSAKRVVESGSPTLKEHTASAVSE, from the coding sequence ATGTACTACGCCTACAAGTACCGTCTCAAGCCGTCCGACGCCCACCGTGAGGAGTTGGACCGCCACCGAGACATTTGTAGGCAACTGTACAACCACACGCTCTACCGTCTCAACGAGTACCAAGACGAACACGGTGAACTGCCGTCCATGACCACTCTGCGGTCGGAACTCCCCAACCTCAAGAAGTGGTGGGACGGCCTCTCGGACGTGTACTCGAAGGTTCTTCAAACCGTCGTGGAACGGCTGTTCGACAACCTCAAAGGACTCTCCAAACTCAAGGAGAACGGCTACGGTGTCGGTCAACTCAAGTGGAAGCCGCCACGCGAGTACAGGAGTTTCACGTACAGTCAGTCTGGCTTCAAGCTCGACAAGAAGGGCGGTCAGACTGTACTGTCACTCTCGAAACTCGCGGACATACCGATTCGGCTCCACCGCGCCATCCCCGACGACGCGAAGCTCAAACAGGTCACGGTCAAGAAGGAACCGACGGGTGAGTGGTTCGCCACCTTCGGCGTCGAAATCGACCACGAACCGCCCGAACCGCCTGAGAACCCCGAGAAGTGCGTCGGCATCGACGTGGGGATTCTCAAGTACGCCCACGATACGGACGGCACGGCGGTCGGGTCGCTCGACCTCTCAGACGAACGGGAGCGACTGGAACGAGAGCAACGGAAGCTCTCGCGCAAGCAACACGGGTCGAACAACTACGAGAAGCAACGGCGGCGCGTTGCGGAGTGTCACGCCGACCTCCGACGGAAGCGCCGCGACTTTCTTCACAAGCTCTCGGCGTACTACGCTCGGGAGTACGACTTCGTGGCGGTCGAAGACCTGAACGTGAAGGGGATGATGGAATCGCCGTCGAACAGCCGCAACACGGCATCGGCGGCGTGGCGAACGTTCCTCTCGTTGCTCGAATACAAGTGCGACCGTGAAGGAACGCACTTCGTCGCGGTCAACCCGAGAGGGACGACGAAAGAGTGTGCGGCGTGCGGCGTCTCGACGGAGAAGCCGTTGTGGGTCCGTGAACATTCCTGTCCCGCCTGCGGGTTTGAGGCGGACAGGGACGCGAACGCGGCGTGGAACATCCTTTCTCGCGGTATCAACGATGTAGGAGTGGGACACTCCGAAGAAACGCCTGTGGAGACTGCGCTCCCTGTGGACACCTCCGTGTCTGCAAAGCGCGTCGTTGAATCAGGAAGCCCTACCCTCAAGGAGCATACGGCGTCAGCCGTGAGCGAGTAG
- a CDS encoding ATP-binding protein: MNTSQTESGDSAANDSGLIRNRWWSWMSTIRFGGRVLCNRFNVDLSPLSSIVQFLEPQRIQISTLLNRTVQYHALLYGISLGVIVVQVFSGFLAEDLRFVSVIVGIVFPALISLSFFGSVLLIHRMSWTTSELRTVVWWVVGVLVIFCFVTGGLMVNWAVNGHSVYRPVTTIATVGSAGGTTGAAIGRYNIKQVRAETNQDYLTRILRGYIRAIDGASFGVVICEIIRRDRSIVYANDAALELLDASREETIGTTLEDVIAEKTDTNTIERLRKSTASGEAVTIEFPNRLGEKGKVLVKLQCVPVTDDTGDIVNWVGLLQNIRERKERVHQLKALDRFLRHNYRNKLNIIRGHGELIRSQASAAATRESSNQIITASDSLLKLTENSHEITTLLTEPQEKETIGLGDLIRRVTSSVKTEYPGASIDVSKSGNLDVKACAKFDQALKEVITNAIVHNDDEQPEVSIFAEETDDCVRIDVADTGPYISKHEIDILLADREQTPLQHGSGLGLWLVKLLVTRSGGNLHIERNSPRGNIIKIALPKAQEDSLRE; encoded by the coding sequence ATGAACACCTCACAGACCGAGTCCGGTGATTCAGCAGCGAACGACAGCGGATTAATAAGAAATAGATGGTGGAGCTGGATGAGCACTATTCGATTTGGAGGTCGTGTCCTGTGCAACCGTTTCAATGTTGACTTATCCCCCCTTTCCTCTATCGTACAGTTTCTTGAACCTCAGCGTATCCAAATTTCCACGCTGTTAAATCGGACGGTTCAATACCACGCTCTGCTCTACGGCATTTCCCTGGGTGTGATCGTGGTCCAGGTATTCAGCGGTTTTCTCGCAGAAGACCTACGCTTCGTGTCGGTCATCGTGGGAATCGTTTTTCCGGCGCTAATTTCTTTGTCATTTTTCGGAAGCGTTCTCTTGATACATCGCATGAGTTGGACGACCAGTGAACTCCGGACGGTCGTGTGGTGGGTCGTCGGTGTGTTGGTCATATTTTGTTTCGTGACGGGAGGACTCATGGTGAACTGGGCCGTAAATGGACACTCCGTTTACAGACCGGTCACCACGATTGCGACCGTTGGATCAGCCGGCGGAACTACAGGTGCAGCCATTGGCAGGTACAATATCAAACAGGTTCGAGCAGAAACGAACCAGGATTATTTGACGCGTATTTTGCGAGGCTATATTCGAGCGATAGATGGTGCGTCGTTCGGCGTCGTGATTTGTGAAATAATCAGGCGCGATCGATCGATCGTATATGCGAACGATGCTGCACTAGAGTTACTGGACGCTTCTCGTGAAGAAACGATCGGAACGACATTAGAAGACGTCATCGCCGAGAAAACGGATACAAACACGATCGAGAGACTGCGCAAATCCACTGCGTCGGGTGAGGCCGTGACGATCGAATTTCCGAACCGCCTCGGCGAAAAGGGAAAGGTCTTGGTTAAGCTGCAATGTGTCCCAGTAACTGATGACACGGGCGATATTGTCAATTGGGTTGGACTCCTCCAAAACATTCGAGAACGGAAAGAACGCGTGCATCAATTGAAGGCTCTCGACCGGTTCCTGCGGCATAACTACCGAAACAAATTGAACATCATCCGTGGACACGGCGAATTAATTCGTTCACAAGCTTCCGCAGCCGCAACACGAGAGTCCTCCAATCAAATAATTACGGCGAGCGATAGTTTGCTAAAATTAACAGAAAATAGTCACGAGATAACGACGCTATTAACAGAACCGCAAGAAAAAGAAACGATCGGCCTGGGCGATCTCATTCGGAGAGTTACTAGTTCAGTCAAGACCGAATATCCGGGTGCCAGTATTGACGTGTCTAAATCTGGAAATTTAGACGTGAAGGCGTGTGCAAAATTCGATCAAGCACTAAAGGAAGTCATTACGAACGCCATCGTCCACAACGACGACGAGCAACCGGAGGTTTCGATTTTTGCCGAAGAAACTGATGATTGCGTCCGGATTGACGTGGCCGATACCGGTCCGTACATATCGAAGCACGAGATCGATATACTGCTGGCCGACAGAGAGCAGACCCCGCTGCAACATGGGAGCGGTCTTGGCCTGTGGCTTGTCAAATTGCTAGTGACCCGTTCGGGAGGCAATCTTCATATTGAACGCAATTCTCCCCGCGGAAATATTATTAAAATTGCGCTCCCAAAAGCTCAAGAAGACTCGCTTCGTGAATGA
- a CDS encoding DUF2062 domain-containing protein, whose amino-acid sequence MVREGLVRAHHRVQAELESALIENHSSHEVALSFGIGVFITALPTLGTGFLAMAILVLLFRQLSKIAMLASVIVLNPVVKWGVYGSSYWLGQRILGPGPGLTVEGSLLSVGSDVLVRLWVGNFILAVAFAFFGYFVALRIVYDLRRRFDHV is encoded by the coding sequence ATGGTGCGAGAGGGCCTGGTACGGGCCCATCACCGTGTCCAGGCTGAACTGGAGTCCGCCCTCATCGAGAACCATTCATCCCACGAGGTGGCCCTCAGCTTCGGAATCGGTGTGTTCATCACCGCACTTCCCACGCTCGGGACTGGATTCCTGGCGATGGCCATCCTCGTCCTCCTCTTTCGACAGTTGAGCAAGATCGCCATGCTGGCATCGGTCATCGTCCTCAACCCCGTGGTGAAGTGGGGTGTGTACGGTAGCAGTTACTGGCTCGGACAGCGGATTCTCGGCCCAGGCCCAGGATTGACCGTCGAGGGGTCACTGCTTTCGGTCGGGTCGGATGTCCTGGTCAGACTCTGGGTCGGTAACTTCATCCTGGCAGTGGCGTTCGCGTTCTTCGGCTACTTCGTCGCCCTGCGGATCGTGTACGACCTACGACGCCGCTTCGATCACGTGTAG